In Camelina sativa cultivar DH55 chromosome 16, Cs, whole genome shotgun sequence, a single window of DNA contains:
- the LOC104752297 gene encoding N-acylphosphatidylethanolamine synthase-like isoform X2, whose product MGRIMEWAARSDHLGGLPRKTVIMAVSAFARAVANLCNKSSVHNADTLMNLVRSRPPGVPLITVSNHMSTLDDPVMWGAFKGLLSLDLELARWVLAAEDICFRNPIFSYIFRTGKCIPITRGGGIYQEHMNESLQRLKDGSWLHTFPEGKVFQEDVPIRRLKWGTASLIARSPVTPIVLPIIHRGFEEMMPENYLNGRRPLVPLCNKNLKVVVGEPIEFNVPMMVETAVLDSRHVTAPHQESKWPILTSAGQELDETAQRCLYVALSEKIQSSLETLRLLAKRL is encoded by the exons ATGGGGAGGATAATGGAATGGGCTGCAAGATCTGATCATTTGGGAGGACTTCCAAGGAAAACTGTGATAATGGCTGTTAGTGCGTTTGCAAGAGCAGTAGCTAATCTTTGCAACAAAAGCTCAGTTCACAATGCTGATACCCTTATGAATCTTGTCCGGTCAAGACCACCTGGTGTTCCTCTCATCACTGTTAGTAATCACATGTCGAC TTTGGATGATCCAGTAATGTGGGGTGCGTTCAAGGGTCTCCTTTCCCTTGATCTAGAATTGGCTCGCTGG GTTCTTGCTGCAGAGGACATATGTTTCAGGAACCCTATCTTCTCCTACATTTTCCGCACTG GAAAATGTATACCTATAACTAGAGGTGGTGGAATCTACCAAGAACACATGAATGAATCTCTCCAGCGATTAAAAGATGGATCTTGG CTGCATACCTTCCCAGAGGGAAAGGTGTTTCAAGAAGATGTTCCTATAAGACGACTAAAATGGGGAACTGCAAGCCTCATCGCCCGCTCTCCAGTTACCCCAATCGTCTTGCCAATAATTCACCGTGGTTTTGAGGAG ATGATGCCGGAGAACTACTTGAATGGTAGAAGACCACTGGTACCGCTGTGCAACAAAAACCTTAAAGTTGTGGTTGGCGAACCAATTGAGTTTAATGTTCCCATGATGGTTGAGACTGCTGTCTTGGACTCCCGCCATGTAACTGCTCCTCATCAAGAATCAAAATGGCCTATCCTCACTTCTGCTGGCCAGGAGCTAGACGAAACTGCTCAGAG
- the LOC104752297 gene encoding N-acylphosphatidylethanolamine synthase-like isoform X1 produces the protein MGRIMEWAARSDHLGGLPRKTVIMAVSAFARAVANLCNKSSVHNADTLMNLVRSRPPGVPLITVSNHMSTLDDPVMWGAFKGLLSLDLELARWVLAAEDICFRNPIFSYIFRTGKCIPITRGGGIYQEHMNESLQRLKDGSWLHTFPEGKVFQEDVPIRRLKWGTASLIARSPVTPIVLPIIHRGFEEMMPENYLNGRRPLVPLCNKNLKVVVGEPIEFNVPMMVETAVLDSRHVTAPHQESKWPILTSAGQELDETAQRCLYVALSEKIQSSLETLRLLAKRL, from the exons ATGGGGAGGATAATGGAATGGGCTGCAAGATCTGATCATTTGGGAGGACTTCCAAGGAAAACTGTGATAATGGCTGTTAGTGCGTTTGCAAGAGCAGTAGCTAATCTTTGCAACAAAAGCTCAGTTCACAATGCTGATACCCTTATGAATCTTGTCCGGTCAAGACCACCTGGTGTTCCTCTCATCACTGTTAGTAATCACATGTCGAC TTTGGATGATCCAGTAATGTGGGGTGCGTTCAAGGGTCTCCTTTCCCTTGATCTAGAATTGGCTCGCTGG GTTCTTGCTGCAGAGGACATATGTTTCAGGAACCCTATCTTCTCCTACATTTTCCGCACTG GAAAATGTATACCTATAACTAGAGGTGGTGGAATCTACCAAGAACACATGAATGAATCTCTCCAGCGATTAAAAGATGGATCTTGG CTGCATACCTTCCCAGAGGGAAAGGTGTTTCAAGAAGATGTTCCTATAAGACGACTAAAATGGGGAACTGCAAGCCTCATCGCCCGCTCTCCAGTTACCCCAATCGTCTTGCCAATAATTCACCGTGGTTTTGAGGAG ATGATGCCGGAGAACTACTTGAATGGTAGAAGACCACTGGTACCGCTGTGCAACAAAAACCTTAAAGTTGTGGTTGGCGAACCAATTGAGTTTAATGTTCCCATGATGGTTGAGACTGCTGTCTTGGACTCCCGCCATGTAACTGCTCCTCATCAAGAATCAAAATGGCCTATCCTCACTTCTGCTGGCCAGGAGCTAGACGAAACTGCTCAGAGATGCCTCTACGTAGCTCTTTCCGAGAAGATTCAATCCTCCTTGGAAACCTTGAG